A window of Gloeocapsopsis sp. IPPAS B-1203 contains these coding sequences:
- a CDS encoding lipid kinase, producing MTRRALLLINRHARQGQNSQAIAQLQKLDLELITENIEDVRFLPEIIESYQNQVDLVIIGGGDGTLNAAVDGLVTTQLPLGILPLGTANDLARTLGIPKSLSAACQIIARGHVQHIDLGCVNGKHFFNVASLGLSVQITQRLTKETKRRWGVFAYAITAIEAMWRSRPFHAEIRLNGKTIQLKTIQIAIGNGRYYGGGMAIVHDAKINDQRLDVYSLEIQHWWQMLALLPALRRGRHTTSSGVRAFHAQEIEVYTRKPHPINTDGEITTYTPAHFRVIPRALAVLMP from the coding sequence ATGACTCGTCGAGCATTATTACTAATTAATCGTCACGCTCGTCAAGGACAAAATTCACAAGCGATCGCTCAACTACAAAAGTTGGATTTGGAGTTAATTACAGAAAATATTGAAGATGTGCGGTTTTTACCTGAGATTATTGAAAGTTACCAAAACCAGGTAGATTTAGTCATTATTGGTGGTGGTGATGGTACTTTAAATGCTGCGGTTGACGGTTTAGTGACTACTCAGTTACCTTTGGGCATTCTACCTTTAGGAACAGCTAACGACTTAGCACGCACTCTAGGAATTCCTAAATCTCTATCTGCAGCTTGTCAAATCATTGCTCGCGGTCATGTTCAGCACATTGACTTAGGCTGTGTTAATGGTAAGCATTTTTTTAATGTTGCCAGTCTTGGGCTGAGTGTCCAAATTACACAAAGACTCACCAAGGAAACTAAACGGCGCTGGGGAGTTTTTGCTTACGCCATAACTGCAATAGAAGCGATGTGGCGATCGCGACCATTTCATGCAGAAATTCGTCTCAATGGAAAAACAATACAGCTAAAGACGATTCAGATTGCAATTGGAAATGGTCGTTACTATGGAGGTGGAATGGCGATTGTACACGATGCTAAAATTAACGATCAGAGGTTAGATGTGTACAGTTTAGAAATACAGCACTGGTGGCAGATGTTAGCTTTGCTACCTGCTTTACGGCGCGGGAGACATACCACCTCATCGGGTGTTCGTGCTTTTCACGCTCAGGAGATTGAAGTTTATACTCGCAAACCCCACCCCATTAATACTGACGGAGAAATTACAACATATACACCCGCTCATTTTCGTGTTATTCCTCGTGCTTTAGCTGTTTTGATGCCATAG
- a CDS encoding exopolysaccharide biosynthesis protein: MLRFSQDIKLLLEKLASQPLTIGDILAETSERGFSLVIALLVLPFLFPMPPGFTGPLGVGCLLLSLQMVMGRRSPWLPKKIAQFQFPHRFVLQLLHNLRRITRVIEKIARPRLTAFAKSQITWRLNGLCISWLTILLISPIPFTNPIPTIGILLLAVATLEADGLLMCISYILTALITLIVLSIGYTLWQAPQVLPSLF, translated from the coding sequence ATGCTGAGATTTTCTCAAGATATTAAGTTATTGCTAGAAAAGTTAGCCTCTCAGCCACTTACTATTGGCGATATTTTGGCAGAAACTTCAGAAAGAGGCTTTAGCTTAGTTATTGCATTGCTTGTCTTACCCTTTCTCTTTCCAATGCCTCCAGGATTCACGGGTCCTTTGGGTGTAGGCTGTTTGTTACTTTCACTGCAAATGGTTATGGGTCGGCGATCGCCTTGGTTGCCTAAAAAAATTGCCCAGTTTCAATTTCCTCACCGATTTGTCTTACAACTTCTCCACAACTTAAGACGTATTACCCGAGTTATTGAAAAAATTGCACGTCCTCGATTGACAGCATTTGCCAAAAGTCAAATTACCTGGCGACTCAACGGACTGTGTATTTCTTGGCTAACGATACTTCTCATTTCTCCAATTCCGTTCACAAACCCCATCCCTACCATTGGAATTTTATTATTGGCTGTGGCTACTTTAGAAGCTGATGGTTTACTAATGTGCATCAGTTACATACTGACAGCTTTAATTACCTTGATAGTTTTATCAATTGGCTACACGCTTTGGCAAGCTCCTCAGGTATTGCCAAGTCTATTTTGA
- a CDS encoding general stress protein: MATQLKRAVGTFSSRTEAESALNALRDSGFEMDKVSILAKDSSRNDQIAGVDLQDRNQVNERGNTEAQEGAGIGATTGTVLGGAGGLLVGLEALLIPGVGPFLAGGTIATTLAGAGIGAAAGSIVGALTGLGIPEEDAKTYSDRVSDGDYLVFIEGTAADIDRASRLLSNQGVHQWNVYDIPASNGYANTTATNNKVERSVHQDTVEPTTHRYTSDTTKRNVVDTTSQPEVKVVDRRKETR; encoded by the coding sequence ATGGCAACTCAGCTTAAGCGTGCAGTTGGTACATTTTCCAGCCGGACAGAAGCCGAATCTGCTCTTAATGCTTTAAGAGATTCAGGCTTTGAGATGGATAAAGTTTCAATATTGGCTAAAGACTCAAGCCGTAATGACCAAATTGCTGGTGTTGATCTGCAAGATCGCAACCAGGTTAATGAACGAGGTAATACTGAAGCCCAAGAAGGTGCAGGTATTGGTGCAACTACTGGTACAGTTTTAGGAGGTGCTGGTGGATTACTAGTAGGCTTAGAAGCTTTGCTAATTCCTGGAGTAGGACCATTTCTCGCGGGTGGAACTATTGCAACCACACTGGCTGGTGCAGGTATTGGTGCAGCAGCGGGAAGTATTGTCGGAGCACTGACAGGTTTGGGAATCCCTGAAGAAGACGCCAAAACGTATAGCGATCGCGTGTCTGATGGTGACTATTTGGTGTTTATAGAAGGTACTGCCGCAGATATTGACCGTGCTAGTAGACTTCTAAGCAATCAAGGTGTTCATCAGTGGAATGTGTATGATATACCTGCTAGCAATGGTTACGCAAATACCACAGCTACTAACAATAAAGTAGAGCGGAGTGTACATCAAGACACTGTAGAACCAACAACACATCGCTATACTAGCGATACAACAAAACGCAATGTAGTAGACACAACCAGCCAGCCAGAAGTTAAGGTTGTTGATCGGCGCAAGGAAACTCGTTAA
- a CDS encoding universal stress protein gives MTWLQKNRVLVPIDFSEESFAALQPAREFVQEPSQLYVLHILSHLHPAEPGVIWNTIDDETRKKHALEALHERLKDSEYQGVHLAILVGDPSSKIIDYAQEINADLIVIPSHGRTGLSRFLLGSVAERVIRFAHCPVVVLRK, from the coding sequence ATGACCTGGCTACAAAAAAACCGTGTTTTAGTCCCAATTGACTTTTCTGAAGAATCGTTTGCTGCGCTTCAACCTGCACGAGAGTTTGTGCAAGAACCGTCTCAGTTGTATGTGTTGCATATTCTCTCTCATCTTCATCCTGCTGAGCCAGGAGTTATATGGAATACGATAGATGACGAGACACGTAAAAAACATGCATTAGAAGCACTACACGAGCGCCTCAAAGACTCAGAATATCAGGGCGTTCATCTAGCTATTTTGGTTGGCGATCCTAGCTCGAAGATTATTGACTATGCTCAGGAAATCAATGCCGACTTGATAGTGATCCCATCCCACGGACGTACTGGGCTTAGTCGTTTTTTGCTTGGTTCAGTAGCAGAAAGAGTCATTCGATTTGCTCACTGTCCAGTTGTTGTCCTACGAAAATAA
- a CDS encoding alanine/glycine:cation symporter family protein: protein MRQYSLLRVLRKSPIFSVVLLLVVSGTALAAEETTADNGFLAGIDAVFSSLVDTLSQVLFFSVAGLPFIVLWLIVGAVFFTLRMSFINFRGFGHAISVVQGHYDNPSETGEVTHFQALSAALSATVGLGNIAGVAIAIQLGGPGAMFWMTIAGLLGMSSKFVECTLGQKYRLVSPDGTVSGGPMRYLSRGLGELGLRPLGRLLAGLFAVLCIGGSFGGGNMFQANQSYSAIAGVIPLFEGRSWLYGLILGAMVALVIIGGIRRIGGVAEKLVPAMCLIYVLAALWIILVNLPQVPAAFGTIVREAFVPQAVTGGFIGVLVQGFRRASFSNEAGVGSAAIAHSAARTEEPVREGIVALLEPFIDTVVICNMTALVVVITGVYTDQTDSGVQLTSTAFASVITWFPIILSLAVFLFAFSTMISWSYYGERCWAYLFGDRSTLIYKVIFVVFVFIGSVVNLGAVLDFSDMMILAMAFPNILGCYLLSGKVAADLESYMKRLNTGQMPVYR, encoded by the coding sequence ATGAGACAATATTCGCTTTTACGGGTGCTGCGAAAATCTCCTATATTTTCAGTAGTGCTGCTATTGGTTGTGTCAGGAACAGCTTTAGCAGCAGAAGAGACAACGGCGGACAATGGATTTTTGGCTGGAATCGATGCTGTTTTTTCCAGTTTGGTAGATACCTTATCGCAGGTACTATTTTTTAGCGTTGCAGGTTTACCATTTATCGTCTTGTGGTTAATTGTTGGTGCAGTTTTCTTTACACTGCGCATGAGTTTTATTAACTTTCGCGGTTTTGGTCATGCCATTTCTGTGGTTCAAGGTCATTATGATAATCCATCTGAAACAGGAGAGGTGACTCACTTTCAAGCTTTATCAGCAGCACTTTCTGCAACTGTTGGGTTAGGAAATATTGCTGGGGTAGCGATCGCAATTCAGCTTGGTGGTCCAGGTGCAATGTTCTGGATGACGATTGCTGGATTACTAGGTATGTCGAGTAAATTTGTTGAGTGTACGCTGGGTCAAAAATATCGCTTGGTGTCACCTGATGGTACAGTTTCTGGTGGTCCAATGCGCTACCTATCGCGCGGTCTAGGAGAACTCGGACTGCGTCCTTTGGGAAGGCTGCTTGCAGGTTTATTTGCAGTTTTGTGTATCGGTGGCTCCTTTGGCGGCGGTAATATGTTTCAGGCAAACCAATCTTACTCTGCGATCGCCGGAGTTATTCCTTTGTTTGAGGGACGAAGCTGGCTATATGGACTTATTTTGGGTGCTATGGTCGCTTTAGTGATTATTGGTGGTATCCGTCGTATTGGTGGAGTGGCGGAAAAACTTGTTCCTGCAATGTGCTTGATTTATGTTTTAGCTGCATTGTGGATTATTTTAGTTAATTTACCGCAGGTTCCTGCTGCTTTTGGCACGATTGTGCGAGAAGCTTTTGTCCCTCAAGCGGTTACAGGGGGATTTATTGGAGTGCTAGTACAAGGGTTCCGGCGAGCCTCTTTTTCTAACGAAGCTGGTGTTGGTTCAGCGGCGATCGCCCATTCCGCAGCCCGTACAGAAGAACCTGTTCGAGAAGGAATTGTGGCTTTACTAGAGCCATTTATTGATACTGTAGTCATTTGTAATATGACAGCGCTAGTTGTTGTGATTACTGGTGTCTACACCGATCAAACAGATAGCGGAGTACAGCTAACAAGTACTGCGTTTGCTTCGGTAATTACCTGGTTCCCGATTATTCTGTCACTTGCAGTGTTTTTATTTGCCTTCTCAACGATGATTTCCTGGAGTTACTATGGTGAGCGTTGTTGGGCTTACTTGTTTGGCGATCGCTCTACGTTAATTTACAAAGTCATCTTTGTTGTCTTTGTTTTCATCGGATCTGTCGTCAACTTAGGTGCTGTTCTCGACTTCAGCGACATGATGATCTTGGCTATGGCTTTTCCTAATATTCTTGGTTGCTATCTATTGTCTGGGAAGGTAGCAGCAGATTTAGAAAGCTATATGAAACGTTTAAACACTGGACAAATGCCAGTCTATAGGTAA
- a CDS encoding SDR family oxidoreductase, with protein sequence MTTALITGASAGIGAVFAQELATHKTNLVLVARSHEKLQQLATQLQTQYQISVEVIAQDLTAPQAAQAVFDTLASKGIIIDLLINNAGFGEYGDFIELDRERQLNMIQLNILALVNLTHLFLPGMRQRRSGNIINMSSVAAFQSMPYFSVYAATKSFILSFSEALWAENRQYGVRIIAVCPGPTDTSFFQDADFPSVLVNIAEKNYTSTEVVVREALAALQKEHPVVVPGDLRNQILANVPRFLPREAVTTFWKTVLRSRK encoded by the coding sequence ATGACAACTGCTTTAATTACAGGTGCCTCTGCGGGGATTGGTGCTGTTTTTGCTCAAGAACTAGCTACTCACAAGACAAATCTAGTTTTAGTCGCGCGATCGCATGAAAAACTCCAACAGCTAGCAACACAACTACAAACGCAATATCAAATTTCAGTAGAGGTTATTGCCCAAGACTTGACCGCGCCACAAGCAGCGCAAGCTGTATTCGATACCCTAGCTAGCAAAGGCATAATAATCGATCTACTTATCAACAACGCAGGCTTTGGCGAATACGGTGACTTTATTGAACTGGATCGCGAACGACAGTTGAACATGATTCAGTTAAACATACTGGCGCTAGTGAATTTAACACATCTATTCTTGCCAGGAATGCGGCAGCGTCGTTCAGGAAACATTATCAATATGTCTTCTGTTGCTGCGTTTCAATCGATGCCTTACTTTAGTGTTTATGCTGCAACCAAGTCATTTATCCTAAGTTTTAGCGAGGCTTTGTGGGCAGAAAATCGTCAATATGGTGTCCGCATTATCGCAGTTTGCCCAGGACCTACTGATACAAGTTTTTTCCAAGATGCAGACTTTCCATCAGTTTTAGTTAATATTGCAGAAAAAAATTATACTTCGACAGAAGTCGTTGTTCGTGAAGCTTTAGCGGCGCTACAAAAAGAACATCCTGTTGTTGTTCCTGGAGACTTGCGCAACCAAATCTTGGCAAATGTACCGCGATTTTTACCAAGAGAAGCCGTTACAACTTTTTGGAAAACAGTCTTAAGAAGTAGAAAGTAG
- a CDS encoding photosystem II S4 domain protein: MLPREELLKGVENRDSIARVIDQAQQAIKTWEVVLTDFLSPPELAETQQVFSRLTEVQTIAWGGYPQAERQRVAIARAEIPLDLSQVIVAALDISGNFLFDTATHRDFLGAMLGTGIVREKTGDIIVLGERGAQAIVVPELVEFLEMNLQQVRSVPVKTQRLELSELKIREPKKKELTTVEASMRLDAIASAGFGTSRSKMADMIDSGDVRVNWKEVTQASTQVKPGDLIAIRGKGRLEVGEVAVTKKERYRVQLTRYV, translated from the coding sequence ATGCTACCGAGAGAAGAACTGTTAAAGGGCGTTGAAAACCGCGATAGTATTGCACGAGTGATCGATCAAGCACAACAGGCAATTAAAACTTGGGAAGTTGTACTAACTGATTTTTTGTCGCCTCCAGAATTAGCTGAAACGCAACAAGTTTTTAGCCGTTTAACTGAAGTACAAACGATCGCATGGGGTGGCTATCCGCAAGCTGAAAGGCAAAGAGTCGCGATCGCCCGTGCTGAAATTCCTTTAGATTTGTCACAAGTTATCGTCGCTGCGCTGGATATTTCGGGTAATTTTCTGTTTGACACTGCAACTCATCGTGATTTTTTAGGTGCAATGCTTGGTACTGGGATTGTTCGCGAAAAAACTGGCGACATTATTGTTTTAGGAGAACGTGGTGCGCAGGCAATTGTTGTCCCTGAACTTGTAGAGTTTTTGGAGATGAATCTCCAGCAAGTTCGTTCGGTTCCTGTGAAAACACAACGCCTTGAATTAAGCGAACTGAAAATTCGCGAACCAAAGAAGAAAGAACTAACAACGGTTGAAGCTTCCATGCGGTTAGATGCGATCGCATCAGCTGGATTTGGCACATCGCGCAGCAAAATGGCTGATATGATTGACTCTGGAGATGTGCGCGTTAACTGGAAAGAGGTGACTCAAGCAAGCACCCAAGTTAAACCTGGAGACTTAATAGCAATTCGCGGTAAAGGACGTTTAGAAGTTGGAGAAGTTGCTGTCACTAAAAAAGAACGCTACCGCGTGCAGTTGACACGGTATGTATAA
- the serA gene encoding phosphoglycerate dehydrogenase, giving the protein MAKVLVSDPIDQAGIDILSQVATVDIKTGLSSEELAQIIPEYDALMIRSGSRVTQEIIEAGTQLKIIGRAGVGVDNVDVNAATRKGIVVVNSPEGNTIAAAEHALAMMLALSRYIPDANASVKSGNWDRKSFIGAEVYKKTLGVVGLGKIGSHVATAAKAMGMKLLAYDPFISTERADQLGCRLVEMDVLLQESDYITLHIPKTPETTHLINAEAIAKMKPNARIINCSRGGIIDETALYNALKEGRIAGAALDVYETEPLGDSPLKSLEKQVILTPHLGASTTEAQVNVAIDVAEQIRDVLLGLPARSAVNIPGLGPDVLEELRPYMQLAETLGNLVGQLAGGRVEQLVVKLQGELATNKSQPIVVAALKGLLSQALRERVNYVNASIEAKERGIRVIETRDAAVRDYAGSLHLEAKGSLGEHSVTGALLGDSEIRITDIDEFPVNVPPSQNMLFTLHRDMPGIIGKIGSLLGSFNVNIASMQVGRKIVRGDAVMVLSLDDPLPDGILDEITKVSGIRDAYTVTL; this is encoded by the coding sequence ATGGCTAAAGTTCTCGTCTCCGATCCAATAGACCAAGCAGGAATTGATATCCTGTCTCAAGTTGCTACCGTTGATATAAAAACTGGACTATCGTCAGAAGAACTGGCGCAGATTATACCAGAATATGACGCATTAATGATTCGCTCTGGTAGTCGCGTCACCCAAGAAATTATTGAAGCGGGAACGCAGTTGAAAATTATTGGTAGAGCAGGCGTCGGAGTAGATAACGTAGATGTTAACGCCGCTACCCGCAAAGGAATAGTTGTCGTCAACTCTCCAGAAGGAAACACAATTGCAGCCGCAGAACACGCGCTAGCGATGATGCTAGCTTTATCGCGCTATATTCCTGATGCAAATGCTTCAGTCAAAAGTGGTAATTGGGATCGCAAAAGTTTTATTGGGGCAGAAGTTTATAAAAAAACCCTTGGTGTTGTTGGTTTGGGTAAAATTGGCTCCCACGTCGCCACAGCAGCTAAAGCTATGGGGATGAAACTGTTGGCGTACGATCCGTTTATTTCCACAGAAAGAGCCGATCAGTTAGGCTGTCGCTTAGTTGAAATGGATGTACTGCTGCAGGAATCTGATTACATCACCTTGCACATACCCAAAACACCAGAAACAACCCACTTAATCAACGCAGAAGCGATCGCCAAAATGAAACCCAATGCCCGCATCATTAACTGTTCGCGTGGGGGCATCATTGACGAAACGGCACTATACAACGCACTTAAAGAAGGTAGAATTGCCGGTGCAGCCCTTGATGTTTATGAAACAGAACCTTTGGGAGATTCACCCTTAAAGTCACTCGAAAAACAAGTAATTCTCACTCCCCACCTAGGCGCATCTACTACAGAAGCACAAGTCAATGTCGCAATTGATGTCGCTGAACAAATTCGCGATGTTTTGCTCGGATTACCTGCGCGATCGGCAGTGAATATTCCTGGGCTTGGTCCTGATGTTTTAGAAGAACTACGCCCATATATGCAACTTGCAGAAACTCTAGGTAACTTGGTAGGACAGCTAGCTGGAGGAAGAGTAGAACAACTCGTTGTCAAATTGCAAGGAGAACTTGCAACAAACAAAAGCCAGCCTATTGTAGTCGCAGCACTCAAAGGTCTACTTTCGCAGGCGTTACGAGAACGAGTAAATTATGTTAATGCTTCCATTGAAGCAAAAGAACGTGGAATTCGGGTAATTGAAACGCGGGATGCAGCAGTTAGAGATTATGCAGGTTCGCTGCACTTAGAAGCCAAAGGTTCTTTAGGCGAGCATTCTGTGACAGGTGCTTTGCTGGGTGACAGTGAAATTCGCATTACAGACATTGATGAATTTCCTGTCAATGTTCCTCCCAGTCAAAATATGCTGTTTACGCTGCACCGCGATATGCCAGGAATTATTGGTAAAATCGGCTCGCTACTGGGTAGTTTTAATGTCAATATTGCCAGTATGCAGGTAGGACGCAAAATTGTGCGTGGCGATGCTGTGATGGTTTTGAGTCTTGACGATCCTCTACCTGATGGCATTTTAGATGAGATTACCAAAGTGTCTGGCATTCGAGATGCTTACACGGTGACATTGTAG
- the prmA gene encoding 50S ribosomal protein L11 methyltransferase, whose translation MTNTWCELQIVCDSVLEETVFWQLDQFGLRGMASEKKGDFRLIRAYLPSQEVQAVDLEALLQKLSENATSMDLAVPEMYQRSLDEEDWANSWKQYWHPQEIGDRFLINPAWLPTPDTERIILRLDPGVAFGTGNHQTTQLCLEALEAHVSCETVIADIGCGSGILSIAAILLGASKVYAVDVDPLAVQSTVNNSELNSIKPECLIVEQGSVEQLVSLVSAPVDGIVCNILAEVIIKLIPQWNAIAHASTWGILSGILVSQAQAVNNTLNQHGWRVTSQLQKQDWCCLNICRT comes from the coding sequence ATGACAAATACTTGGTGTGAATTACAGATTGTTTGCGACTCTGTGCTAGAAGAAACTGTTTTTTGGCAATTAGATCAATTTGGGTTGCGAGGAATGGCAAGCGAGAAAAAAGGAGATTTTCGCCTGATTCGAGCGTATTTACCGTCCCAGGAAGTGCAAGCAGTTGATTTAGAAGCATTATTGCAAAAATTAAGTGAAAATGCCACATCGATGGATCTAGCCGTACCAGAAATGTACCAGCGATCGCTTGATGAAGAAGACTGGGCAAATAGTTGGAAACAATATTGGCATCCGCAGGAAATTGGCGATCGCTTCTTAATTAACCCCGCATGGCTACCAACGCCTGATACTGAGCGCATTATCCTACGACTCGATCCTGGTGTTGCTTTTGGCACGGGCAATCATCAGACAACACAATTGTGTCTCGAAGCATTAGAAGCTCATGTTAGCTGTGAAACCGTTATTGCAGATATTGGCTGTGGTTCTGGGATTTTGTCAATTGCCGCAATACTTCTAGGCGCAAGTAAAGTTTATGCAGTTGATGTCGATCCTCTGGCTGTGCAATCTACTGTAAACAATAGCGAACTCAATTCAATTAAACCAGAGTGCTTAATTGTTGAGCAAGGAAGTGTCGAGCAGCTTGTATCCTTAGTATCAGCACCAGTAGACGGCATTGTCTGTAACATTTTGGCAGAAGTTATTATCAAGTTAATTCCTCAATGGAATGCGATCGCCCATGCATCAACTTGGGGCATCTTGAGCGGAATTCTTGTCAGCCAAGCCCAGGCAGTTAATAATACTTTAAATCAACATGGCTGGCGTGTTACAAGCCAATTGCAAAAACAAGACTGGTGCTGCCTTAATATTTGCCGTACTTGA
- the trxA gene encoding thioredoxin, with amino-acid sequence MATKQQFKNFEELLAQSNVPVLVDFYADWCGPCQMMAAILERVNAQFQQQLRVVKIDTEKYPEIASQHQVQALPTLVLFKHGQPVERIEGVMPADALIQKLQTLL; translated from the coding sequence ATGGCAACTAAGCAACAGTTCAAAAACTTTGAAGAATTATTGGCTCAATCGAATGTTCCGGTACTAGTTGATTTTTATGCAGACTGGTGTGGTCCTTGTCAAATGATGGCGGCGATTTTAGAGCGAGTCAATGCGCAGTTCCAGCAACAATTGCGAGTTGTTAAAATTGATACAGAAAAATATCCTGAAATTGCTAGTCAGCATCAAGTTCAAGCATTACCGACATTAGTGCTGTTTAAACACGGTCAACCTGTAGAACGCATTGAAGGTGTCATGCCAGCAGATGCTTTGATCCAAAAGCTACAAACTTTGCTGTAG
- the fabG gene encoding 3-oxoacyl-[acyl-carrier-protein] reductase, which yields MEALPDLQKLRDKVAIVTGASRGIGKAIALSLASEGANVVVNYASSSTAAEQVVAEIAAGGGSAIALQADVSKADQVEALINAVMEKWNRIDVLINNAGITRDTLLLRMKPEEWQAVIDLNLTGVFLCTRAVSKIMLKQRSGRIISITSVAGQMGNPGQANYSAAKAGVIGFTKTVAKEFAPRGITVNAVAPGFIATDMTGNLSNTEEILKFIPLGRYGQPEEVAGMVRFLASDPAAAYITGQVFNVDGGMVMA from the coding sequence ATGGAAGCATTACCAGATTTGCAAAAATTACGTGACAAAGTAGCAATTGTGACAGGTGCTTCGCGGGGAATTGGCAAAGCGATCGCTCTTAGTTTAGCTAGTGAAGGTGCAAATGTTGTTGTTAACTACGCAAGTTCTAGCACTGCAGCCGAACAAGTCGTTGCAGAGATCGCCGCAGGAGGAGGAAGTGCCATCGCGCTGCAAGCTGACGTATCCAAAGCCGATCAAGTCGAGGCGCTGATTAACGCTGTCATGGAAAAATGGAACCGTATTGATGTACTTATTAATAATGCAGGAATTACTCGCGATACGCTGTTATTACGGATGAAGCCAGAAGAATGGCAAGCAGTTATTGACCTTAACCTCACAGGTGTATTCCTGTGTACTCGTGCCGTCAGTAAAATTATGCTCAAACAGCGCAGTGGAAGGATTATTAGTATTACCTCTGTTGCAGGACAAATGGGAAATCCAGGACAAGCAAACTACAGTGCTGCTAAAGCTGGAGTGATTGGATTTACTAAAACTGTTGCCAAAGAATTTGCCCCACGGGGAATCACAGTGAATGCTGTTGCGCCTGGATTTATTGCTACTGATATGACAGGTAATCTCAGTAATACGGAAGAGATTCTTAAGTTTATTCCCCTAGGTCGCTACGGTCAACCTGAAGAAGTCGCTGGTATGGTGCGCTTTCTTGCTAGCGATCCTGCTGCTGCTTACATTACAGGACAAGTGTTTAATGTCGATGGTGGTATGGTAATGGCGTAA
- a CDS encoding Rieske 2Fe-2S domain-containing protein: MLSMLRGAPWLLAHKSMLSMQPCKISLYGVDYVMWKDAAGNVYALPNACPHMGAMLSEGWCEAQNDGTSVVTCPFHALKFDAEGCTVLPGSNKKTLPQLNPLPLIIQGDFIWSYGGHEPKIPIPTVLNEIAKTYYFVGHTADTSVATDLLTMLLIMHDYNHQNGTHHDLFRITEVEFHQFIDNGHHSHAFYDMPTAPYSLTAKLKKPDLFLLPSTIKAHLENHFPSLVIFHGEMPLGKAAQCHIFVPEAENRTRTYILLFGQAKHPAFKLFGNTYLEFGNVVVKQDADILAKIYADAPQKIKLNNEVGMDWVRRNFKSFPHITEPNFSNFSYQ, from the coding sequence ATGCTGTCAATGCTTCGTGGCGCACCTTGGTTGTTGGCGCATAAGTCGATGCTATCAATGCAACCTTGCAAAATTTCTTTATATGGTGTTGATTATGTGATGTGGAAAGATGCTGCAGGAAATGTCTATGCCCTACCTAATGCTTGTCCTCACATGGGAGCAATGCTATCAGAAGGATGGTGCGAAGCACAAAATGATGGTACAAGTGTTGTCACGTGTCCATTTCATGCTTTGAAGTTTGATGCAGAAGGCTGTACAGTTTTGCCTGGATCGAATAAAAAAACGTTACCTCAACTCAATCCTTTGCCTTTAATAATTCAGGGCGACTTTATTTGGTCTTACGGCGGACACGAACCAAAAATTCCTATTCCTACTGTGCTGAATGAGATTGCCAAGACCTATTACTTTGTTGGACATACAGCAGATACGAGTGTTGCAACAGATTTGTTAACAATGCTGCTGATTATGCACGACTACAATCATCAAAATGGCACACACCACGATTTGTTCCGAATTACCGAAGTTGAATTTCATCAATTTATTGATAACGGGCATCATTCCCATGCCTTTTACGATATGCCCACAGCACCTTATAGCTTGACAGCAAAGCTCAAGAAGCCAGATTTATTTCTACTGCCCAGCACGATTAAAGCACACCTAGAAAATCATTTTCCATCTCTCGTTATTTTTCACGGAGAAATGCCACTGGGTAAAGCTGCACAGTGTCACATTTTTGTACCAGAAGCCGAGAATCGGACGCGAACTTACATTTTGCTCTTTGGGCAAGCGAAACACCCTGCTTTCAAGCTATTTGGCAATACATATCTCGAGTTTGGTAATGTCGTTGTCAAGCAAGATGCTGATATTTTGGCAAAAATTTATGCAGATGCGCCACAGAAAATTAAACTCAATAATGAAGTAGGTATGGACTGGGTACGGCGTAACTTTAAAAGCTTTCCTCATATTACAGAGCCTAATTTTTCAAACTTCAGTTACCAGTAG